One Candidatus Aminicenantes bacterium genomic window carries:
- a CDS encoding ATP-binding protein produces MFENENLLLRSEYINKLENYLDKPIIKVLTGMRRVGKSSIMKTLVDRLIGQGVPEKSIVYINKESLRFDEIRNFRDLNNYVEKRLKIVAGKKYVLIDEVQEIEDWEKTINSMLADRIADIIVSGSNARILSSELATLISGRYIEIPVHPLSFGEFLKFRRKEEESDQEEEFINFLKYGGLPGIHFLNFDDHTVFGYLNSILNTVMLKDVVSRHKIRDVSALERIVKYLMDNIGNITTAKRIADYFKSQRFSITTDTVLNYISHLEDGFLFKKAARFDLKGRKILEYYDKIFLTDIGLRNGLIGFRGSDINGILENIVYNELLYRGYRVFIGVMDGMEIDFVAEKQNERTYYQVCYSLGSPEIISREFGNLEKVKDNYRKIVISMDKVFSADRNGIEHMNLIDFLLQE; encoded by the coding sequence ATGTTTGAAAATGAAAATCTTCTTTTGCGTTCGGAATATATAAACAAGTTGGAGAATTACCTTGATAAACCCATTATAAAAGTTCTCACCGGAATGAGGCGGGTGGGCAAGAGTTCCATCATGAAGACTTTGGTTGACAGGTTGATCGGGCAAGGGGTTCCGGAAAAAAGCATCGTGTACATCAATAAGGAGTCATTGCGATTCGACGAAATCAGAAATTTCAGGGATTTGAATAACTATGTCGAAAAAAGATTGAAAATCGTTGCGGGTAAAAAGTATGTGCTCATAGATGAGGTCCAGGAAATCGAAGACTGGGAGAAAACCATTAATTCCATGTTGGCTGATAGAATCGCAGATATTATTGTTTCAGGTTCCAATGCCCGCATATTGTCATCCGAGCTCGCAACTCTGATAAGTGGCCGCTATATTGAAATTCCGGTGCACCCGTTGTCTTTCGGGGAGTTCTTAAAATTCCGGAGAAAAGAAGAAGAAAGCGATCAGGAAGAGGAGTTTATAAATTTTCTGAAATACGGCGGTCTGCCGGGCATCCATTTTCTCAATTTTGATGACCATACGGTTTTCGGCTATCTAAACTCAATCCTTAACACGGTCATGCTTAAAGATGTTGTCTCGCGGCATAAGATTCGCGATGTATCAGCTCTGGAGAGGATCGTGAAGTATCTTATGGACAATATCGGAAATATCACCACGGCTAAACGTATAGCGGATTATTTTAAATCCCAGCGGTTTTCGATCACCACCGATACGGTGTTGAACTACATTTCACATCTGGAGGATGGCTTTTTGTTCAAGAAAGCGGCCCGCTTTGATCTGAAAGGCAGAAAGATATTGGAATACTACGATAAAATCTTTTTGACGGATATAGGCTTGAGAAATGGTTTGATCGGTTTCAGGGGAAGTGATATCAACGGTATTCTGGAGAATATCGTTTATAATGAATTGCTCTATCGAGGATATCGGGTTTTCATCGGCGTAATGGACGGAATGGAAATAGATTTCGTCGCCGAGAAACAGAATGAACGAACCTATTATCAGGTTTGTTACAGTCTTGGCTCACCGGAAATCATCTCCAGGGAGTTTGGTAACCTTGAAAAGGTTAAGGACAATTACCGGAAAATCGTGATATCCATGGATAAGGTTTTTTCTGCGGACAGAAACGGCATTGAACACATGAATCTGATCGATTTCCTGTTACAGGAATAG